From the Spiroplasma sp. BIUS-1 genome, one window contains:
- a CDS encoding dihydrolipoamide acetyltransferase family protein translates to MFKVKFADIGEGLTEGTVTEVLVKVGDEVKMGDALFNVETDKVTSDIYAPVDGKVAKILISANQEIKVGEVVVEIDDGKGDSPEEPKVEAVEENASVVGATPVSNEVIKRNVREVAPKQEVVSQTSIIDNSNVDVKASPLARKVAAVMGVDLSKVSPTGPNGRILVADVESFSANPQVAVAPAAVSGGSKAPAIDYSNPLISVPEINEPLTFESKPWNPIRKATVKAMTTAHEKVAGFTGLRNLDITELVNIRKQLKGHADSLRVKLTYLAFIIKASANALRDMPNLNVRIDEENKATKFAQQINIGMACDTPDGLMVPVIKGADKLSVLQIAVKINDLAMKARSKKLSPSEMSGATFTVTNFGAVGLDYATPIVNFPESAILGVGTITRAPGVINDEIEIRDYMPFSITADHKVIDGADAGRFLTRVAYYLQNPATLLV, encoded by the coding sequence ATGTTTAAAGTAAAATTCGCAGACATTGGAGAAGGTTTAACAGAAGGAACAGTTACTGAAGTTTTAGTTAAAGTTGGAGACGAAGTTAAAATGGGTGATGCCCTATTTAATGTTGAAACTGACAAAGTTACTTCAGATATTTATGCACCAGTTGATGGAAAAGTTGCAAAGATTTTAATCTCTGCAAACCAAGAAATTAAAGTTGGTGAAGTAGTTGTTGAAATTGATGATGGTAAAGGTGATTCACCTGAAGAACCAAAAGTGGAAGCGGTTGAAGAAAACGCTTCAGTTGTTGGAGCAACACCAGTTTCAAACGAAGTAATTAAAAGAAATGTAAGAGAAGTGGCTCCTAAACAAGAAGTTGTTTCTCAAACAAGTATTATTGATAATAGCAATGTTGATGTTAAAGCATCACCTTTAGCTAGAAAAGTGGCTGCAGTTATGGGAGTTGACTTATCAAAAGTTAGCCCAACTGGACCAAACGGAAGAATATTGGTTGCTGACGTTGAGTCATTCTCAGCTAATCCACAAGTTGCTGTAGCACCAGCTGCAGTAAGTGGAGGATCAAAAGCACCAGCAATTGATTATTCAAATCCATTAATTTCAGTTCCTGAAATTAATGAGCCATTAACTTTTGAATCAAAACCTTGAAACCCTATAAGAAAAGCTACTGTTAAAGCAATGACAACAGCTCATGAAAAAGTAGCAGGATTTACAGGATTAAGAAATTTAGATATTACTGAATTGGTAAATATCAGAAAACAATTAAAAGGACATGCAGATTCACTAAGAGTTAAATTAACTTACTTAGCATTCATTATTAAAGCTAGTGCAAATGCTTTAAGAGATATGCCAAACTTAAATGTAAGAATCGATGAAGAAAATAAAGCAACAAAATTTGCACAACAAATTAATATTGGTATGGCATGTGACACACCAGATGGTTTAATGGTTCCTGTAATTAAAGGGGCAGATAAATTAAGTGTTTTACAAATAGCTGTAAAAATTAATGACCTTGCAATGAAAGCAAGATCTAAAAAATTATCACCAAGCGAAATGAGTGGTGCAACATTTACTGTTACAAACTTTGGTGCTGTAGGTTTAGACTATGCAACACCAATCGTTAACTTTCCAGAATCAGCAATACTAGGAGTTGGAACAATTACAAGAGCTCCTGGTGTTATTAATGATGAAATTGAAATAAGAGATTATATGCCGTTCTCAATCACTGCAGATCATAAAGTTATTGATGGAGCAGATGCGGGTAGATTTTTAACAAGAGTAGCTTACTACTTACAAAATCCTGCAACTCTATTAGTTTAG
- the guaA gene encoding glutamine-hydrolyzing GMP synthase, which produces MSKTQILILDFGSQYTQLLARRVRNLNVYAEVIPFDKTRKDLEKYTNLKAIIFSGGPNSVYLTEAYTVDKELFDMNIPILGVCYGMQLITDMFGGKVELADSQEFGKAKLFIDDANSKLFKNVKNESQVWMSHADHLTQMPEGFKQIAHSDSSVAGIANEEKQIYGIQFHAEVTHSEQGTQMLENFLFDISKCEKDWEMKEFIKEKVKEIKEVVGDDQVILGLSGGVDSSVAAALISKAIGKQLTCILVDTGLLRKDEAKKVMDLYNKEFDMNIKLVDAGEIFYTALKGKSEPEEKRKIIGHKFIEVFSDQAREMSGAKFLAQGTIYPDVIESSSNGHVSKTIKSHHNVGGLPEDLKFELLEPLRELFKDEVRAVGRELGIPDLMIDRHPFPGPGLGVRVIGEVTKEKCDILREADDIFISNLIEADLYNEVSQAFVTLLPVKTVGVMGDNRTYDYVVALRSVNTIDFMTASSSHLPWEFLDKVVNEIINKVDGVNRVVYDITSKPPGTIEWE; this is translated from the coding sequence ATGTCAAAAACACAAATACTTATTTTAGACTTTGGAAGTCAATATACTCAACTATTAGCTAGAAGAGTTAGAAATTTAAATGTATATGCAGAAGTTATTCCTTTTGATAAAACAAGAAAAGATCTTGAAAAATATACAAATTTAAAAGCAATTATTTTTTCTGGAGGACCAAATAGTGTTTATTTAACAGAAGCTTATACTGTTGATAAAGAACTATTTGATATGAATATTCCTATACTTGGAGTATGTTATGGAATGCAATTAATCACTGATATGTTTGGTGGTAAAGTAGAACTTGCAGACTCTCAAGAGTTTGGTAAAGCTAAATTATTTATAGATGATGCAAACAGTAAACTATTCAAAAATGTAAAAAACGAATCACAAGTTTGAATGAGTCATGCTGATCACTTAACACAAATGCCAGAAGGATTTAAGCAAATTGCTCACTCTGACTCTTCTGTTGCAGGAATTGCAAACGAAGAAAAACAAATCTATGGTATTCAATTTCATGCTGAAGTTACTCACTCAGAACAAGGTACTCAAATGTTAGAGAACTTCCTTTTTGATATTTCAAAATGTGAAAAAGACTGAGAGATGAAGGAATTCATTAAAGAGAAAGTGAAAGAAATAAAAGAAGTTGTTGGAGACGATCAAGTTATTCTTGGTTTATCTGGAGGGGTTGACTCTTCAGTTGCTGCTGCTTTAATTTCAAAAGCTATTGGAAAACAATTAACTTGTATTTTAGTAGACACAGGTCTTTTAAGAAAAGACGAAGCAAAAAAAGTTATGGATCTTTACAATAAAGAGTTTGATATGAATATCAAACTTGTTGATGCAGGAGAAATTTTTTACACTGCTCTTAAAGGTAAATCTGAACCTGAAGAAAAAAGAAAAATCATTGGACATAAATTTATTGAAGTTTTCAGTGATCAAGCAAGAGAAATGAGTGGTGCTAAATTTTTAGCACAAGGAACAATATATCCAGATGTAATTGAATCATCAAGTAATGGACATGTTTCAAAAACTATTAAATCTCATCACAACGTTGGAGGTCTGCCTGAAGATCTTAAATTTGAACTATTAGAACCTTTAAGAGAATTGTTCAAAGATGAAGTTAGAGCTGTGGGAAGAGAATTAGGAATTCCTGATTTGATGATAGATCGTCATCCATTCCCTGGTCCTGGATTGGGAGTTAGAGTAATTGGAGAAGTTACAAAAGAAAAATGTGACATTCTAAGAGAAGCAGATGATATATTTATTTCTAATTTAATTGAAGCAGACTTATACAACGAAGTTTCACAAGCGTTTGTTACATTACTTCCTGTAAAAACAGTTGGAGTAATGGGGGATAACAGAACTTATGATTATGTTGTTGCTTTAAGAAGTGTAAATACAATTGACTTTATGACAGCTTCAAGTTCACATTTACCATGAGAATTTTTAGATAAAGTTGTAAATGAAATTATAAACAAAGTAGATGGTGTTAACAGAGTGGTTTACGATATTACTTCAAAACCTCCAGGCACTATTGAATGAGAATAA
- the lpdA gene encoding dihydrolipoyl dehydrogenase codes for MFKVKFADIGEGLTEGTVTEVLVKVGDEVKMGDALFNVETDKVTSDIYAPVDGKVAKILISANQEIKVGEVVVEIDDGKGDSPEEPKAEAAEENASVVGSTPVSNDLISRGRTRTVPPKKSAVETIVNAVNNVNMSGLVQGKGGPLKPAPKYTPKDPENHYEVIVIGAGVGGYVSAIKCAQLGLKTLIVEKGNYGGVCLNIGCIPTKTLLKSAYLYEQITKRADKYGIQVDVSGVKADWKAIQARKDDVVGKLTTGVKGLLKKNKVTSVEGIAKAIDKNTVEVNGKQYTCDNMIVATGSVPNHFDLPGAKEAMESGFLIDSTGALSLPKIPKELVIIGGGVIGIEFACVYKRLGTKVTVLQFLPTILEMLDSDVSKEMTKELLSRGNLEIIYGVSTKSFGKNEVVYEKDGKEYKIKADYCLQSVGRKVVNEGFTNINLDINERGHINVNEYCETNVDGVYSIGDVTGKMMLAHVASHQGIIAANRIAKRLGKEHADDLTMNFDRVPSCIYTYPEVAAVGKTEDELKKAGTDYKVYKFPFAAIGKALADGNTGGFVKLICEPKYKQVLGCHIISNTATDMISEITTVMESEATISEIARAIHPHPSLSEAIGEAAEALESGKPINF; via the coding sequence ATGTTTAAAGTAAAATTCGCAGACATTGGAGAAGGTTTAACAGAAGGAACAGTTACTGAAGTTTTAGTTAAAGTTGGAGACGAAGTTAAAATGGGTGATGCCCTATTTAATGTTGAAACTGACAAAGTTACTTCAGATATTTATGCACCAGTTGATGGAAAAGTTGCAAAGATTTTAATCTCTGCAAACCAAGAAATTAAAGTTGGTGAAGTTGTTGTTGAAATTGATGATGGTAAAGGTGATTCACCTGAAGAACCAAAAGCTGAAGCTGCTGAAGAAAACGCTTCAGTTGTTGGATCAACACCAGTTTCAAATGACTTAATCTCAAGAGGAAGAACAAGAACAGTTCCTCCTAAAAAATCAGCAGTTGAAACAATAGTTAATGCTGTAAATAATGTAAATATGTCAGGTCTTGTACAAGGTAAAGGTGGTCCTTTAAAGCCAGCACCTAAATACACACCAAAAGATCCAGAAAACCATTATGAAGTTATTGTAATTGGAGCTGGAGTTGGTGGATATGTATCTGCTATTAAATGTGCACAATTAGGTTTAAAAACTTTAATTGTTGAAAAAGGAAATTATGGTGGAGTTTGTTTAAATATTGGATGTATTCCAACAAAAACTTTACTAAAATCAGCTTACCTATATGAGCAAATTACAAAAAGAGCTGACAAATATGGTATTCAAGTTGATGTTTCAGGAGTTAAAGCTGACTGAAAAGCAATTCAAGCAAGAAAAGACGATGTTGTTGGTAAATTAACAACTGGAGTTAAGGGTTTATTGAAAAAAAATAAAGTTACTTCAGTAGAAGGTATTGCAAAAGCAATAGATAAAAACACTGTTGAAGTTAATGGAAAACAATATACTTGTGATAACATGATTGTTGCAACAGGAAGTGTTCCAAATCACTTTGACTTACCAGGAGCAAAAGAAGCAATGGAATCAGGATTCTTAATTGATTCAACTGGTGCTTTATCTCTTCCAAAAATTCCAAAAGAATTAGTAATTATTGGTGGGGGAGTTATTGGTATTGAGTTTGCTTGTGTGTACAAAAGACTTGGAACAAAAGTTACAGTACTACAATTCTTACCAACTATTTTAGAAATGTTAGACAGTGATGTTTCTAAAGAAATGACAAAAGAATTATTATCAAGAGGAAACTTAGAAATAATCTATGGAGTAAGTACAAAATCATTTGGTAAAAATGAAGTTGTATATGAAAAAGATGGTAAAGAATACAAAATCAAAGCTGACTATTGTTTACAATCAGTTGGTCGTAAAGTAGTTAATGAAGGATTCACAAACATTAATTTAGACATTAATGAACGTGGACACATTAATGTAAATGAATACTGTGAAACAAATGTTGATGGAGTTTATTCAATTGGAGATGTTACTGGAAAAATGATGTTAGCACACGTTGCTTCTCATCAAGGTATCATTGCTGCAAACAGAATTGCAAAAAGATTAGGTAAAGAACATGCAGATGATCTAACTATGAACTTTGATAGAGTTCCAAGTTGTATTTATACTTACCCTGAAGTTGCAGCTGTTGGTAAAACAGAAGATGAACTTAAAAAAGCAGGAACAGATTATAAAGTATACAAATTCCCATTTGCTGCAATTGGAAAAGCTCTTGCAGATGGAAATACTGGTGGATTTGTAAAATTAATTTGTGAACCTAAATATAAACAAGTATTGGGATGTCATATTATTTCAAATACAGCAACAGATATGATTTCTGAAATTACAACAGTAATGGAATCTGAAGCAACTATTAGTGAAATTGCAAGAGCAATTCACCCTCACCCATCATTGAGTGAAGCCATAGGTGAAGCTGCTGAAGCATTAGAATCTGGTAAACCAATTAACTTTTAA
- a CDS encoding alpha-ketoacid dehydrogenase subunit beta: MKVLNNVKAVSEALEVAMEKWDDVVVYGEDAGYEGGVFRATEGLQAKFGEKRCFDAPISEAVFAGVALGMAINKMKPVVELQFEGLGWPSLQNILGHMGRMRNRTRGKYPTPVVIRMPMGGGIRALELHSEAMEAMYAHTPGIKVVCPSTPYDTKGLLLAAIESPDPVIVFEPTKLYRAFKQEVPEGFYTVEIGKAFKIQEGNDLTVVTYGAQTVDCQKAIDELEAKNPDITIELIDLRSIQPWDKEMVFESVKKTGRLLVVHEAIRSFSVSSEIVASVNEECFEYLKAPSMRCTGYDIVIPFDSGEAYHQPHPKKILVKMEEILNYKF, from the coding sequence ATGAAAGTATTAAATAACGTTAAAGCAGTTTCAGAAGCACTTGAAGTTGCAATGGAAAAATGAGATGACGTAGTAGTTTATGGAGAAGATGCTGGTTACGAAGGTGGGGTATTTAGAGCCACTGAAGGATTACAAGCTAAATTTGGAGAAAAAAGATGTTTTGATGCTCCAATTTCAGAAGCCGTATTTGCCGGAGTTGCTTTAGGTATGGCTATCAACAAAATGAAACCAGTTGTTGAATTACAATTCGAAGGTTTAGGTTGACCTTCATTACAAAACATTTTAGGACACATGGGTAGAATGAGAAACAGAACAAGAGGAAAATACCCAACACCAGTTGTTATAAGAATGCCAATGGGTGGTGGAATTAGAGCTCTTGAATTACACTCTGAAGCTATGGAAGCAATGTATGCTCACACTCCAGGGATTAAAGTAGTTTGTCCTTCAACACCATATGATACAAAAGGTTTATTACTAGCAGCAATTGAATCACCAGATCCAGTTATTGTTTTTGAACCAACTAAATTGTATAGAGCTTTCAAACAAGAAGTTCCAGAAGGTTTCTATACTGTTGAAATAGGTAAAGCATTTAAAATCCAAGAAGGTAATGATTTAACTGTTGTTACTTATGGTGCTCAAACAGTTGATTGTCAAAAAGCAATTGATGAGTTAGAAGCTAAAAACCCAGATATTACAATCGAATTAATCGATTTACGTTCAATTCAACCATGAGATAAAGAAATGGTTTTTGAATCAGTTAAAAAAACTGGAAGATTATTAGTTGTTCATGAAGCAATTAGATCATTTTCAGTTTCATCAGAAATCGTTGCATCAGTAAATGAAGAGTGTTTTGAATACTTAAAAGCTCCTTCAATGAGATGTACTGGTTATGATATTGTTATTCCTTTCGATTCAGGTGAAGCTTATCACCAACCACATCCAAAAAAAATCTTAGTTAAAATGGAAGAAATTCTTAACTATAAATTTTAG
- the guaB gene encoding IMP dehydrogenase: MNKNDLNGKIISEGITFDDVLLVPGYSEVLPSEVSLKTKLTKNIELNIPLISSAMDTVTESRLAIEMARSGGIGIIHKNLTIEEQVLEVQKVKRNESGFITDPITILKDTTVEKANDIMATYKISGLPVVDEDQKLIGIVTNRDLKYFEDFQSKVEVIMTKENLITGNPSTSLEQAKAILLKNRIEKLPIVDENNVLTGLITTKDIDKAIDHPNACKDSKGRLRVGAAVGVSADCMERVDALVKAQVDVIVVDSAHGHSKGILDVIKSIREKYKDLDIIAGNICTPEGAKALYEAGADGVKVGVGPGSICTTRVVAGVGVPQITAINEVFNWAQGKDVTIIADGGIKYSGDIVKALAAGAHSVMMGSIFAGTEESPGEEIIANGKKYKTYVGMGSLAAMKRGSSDRYFQKGAKKLVPEGIEARVPFKGKMREVIFQLMGGLKSGMGYTGSEGIEQLRLNTKFVKITSASLKESHPHDVELTKEAPNYNK; the protein is encoded by the coding sequence ATGAATAAAAATGATTTAAATGGAAAAATAATCAGTGAAGGTATTACATTTGATGATGTACTTTTAGTTCCTGGTTATTCTGAAGTATTACCAAGTGAGGTAAGTTTAAAAACTAAATTAACAAAAAATATTGAACTTAACATTCCTTTGATAAGTTCTGCAATGGATACAGTTACAGAATCAAGACTTGCAATTGAAATGGCAAGATCTGGAGGAATTGGAATTATTCACAAAAACTTAACTATTGAAGAACAAGTTTTAGAAGTTCAAAAAGTTAAAAGAAATGAATCAGGATTTATAACTGATCCAATAACAATTTTAAAAGATACAACTGTTGAAAAAGCAAATGATATTATGGCAACATATAAAATTTCAGGACTTCCAGTTGTTGATGAAGATCAAAAATTAATTGGAATAGTTACAAACAGAGATTTAAAATACTTCGAAGACTTCCAATCTAAAGTAGAAGTAATTATGACAAAAGAAAACTTGATTACAGGAAATCCTTCAACAAGTCTAGAACAAGCAAAAGCAATTTTATTAAAAAATAGAATTGAGAAATTACCAATTGTAGATGAAAATAATGTTCTAACAGGACTTATAACTACAAAAGATATTGATAAAGCAATAGATCACCCAAATGCATGTAAAGATTCAAAAGGAAGACTTAGAGTGGGAGCTGCAGTTGGTGTAAGTGCTGATTGCATGGAAAGAGTTGATGCTCTTGTCAAAGCTCAAGTAGATGTTATAGTTGTCGATTCAGCTCATGGACACAGTAAAGGTATTTTAGATGTAATAAAATCTATTAGAGAAAAATACAAAGACTTAGACATAATTGCAGGAAACATTTGTACACCAGAAGGAGCAAAAGCTCTTTATGAAGCTGGAGCAGATGGAGTTAAAGTTGGAGTTGGTCCAGGAAGTATTTGTACAACCAGAGTTGTTGCTGGAGTTGGGGTTCCTCAAATTACAGCAATCAACGAAGTTTTCAACTGAGCTCAAGGAAAAGATGTAACAATTATTGCGGATGGAGGAATTAAATACTCTGGAGATATCGTTAAAGCACTAGCAGCTGGAGCACACAGTGTAATGATGGGAAGTATTTTTGCTGGAACTGAAGAGTCACCAGGAGAAGAAATCATTGCAAATGGTAAAAAATACAAAACTTATGTTGGTATGGGTTCACTTGCTGCGATGAAAAGAGGAAGTAGTGATAGATACTTTCAAAAAGGTGCTAAAAAATTAGTTCCTGAAGGTATTGAAGCTAGAGTTCCTTTTAAAGGAAAAATGAGAGAAGTTATCTTCCAATTAATGGGGGGACTAAAAAGTGGTATGGGATATACTGGAAGTGAAGGTATTGAACAACTTCGTTTAAACACAAAGTTTGTTAAAATAACAAGTGCAAGTTTAAAAGAAAGTCACCCACACGATGTGGAGTTAACAAAAGAAGCTCCAAACTATAATAAATAA
- a CDS encoding lipoate--protein ligase has protein sequence MFIYKTSCVDPAFNLATEEYFVKSKKYSEPILFLWQNDNTIVVGRNQNAAWEINLQNAQKDSVNIVRRNSGGGTVFHDLGNMNFSIIYTDTENKAVSLFSSMLEPVIETLNKLKVPAKFSGRNDIELNGKKISGNAMWKHEDRFLQHGTILFNANLEKLTNYLTVDRAKILSKNIKSIAARVTNINSEVEEKIDIESFMNQLIETYKGLNEIKTIELTNEEIQEIKELSESKFKNDDWNFAKNADFDYRNKTRLEGKGSIEVLLKIEKGIIMDAKFYGDFLGFQGTEEIEKKLIGSKYETFELENILNGSNLKSVFGENFTTQDILDLLIQ, from the coding sequence GTGTTTATATATAAAACTTCTTGTGTAGATCCTGCTTTTAACTTGGCTACAGAAGAGTACTTTGTAAAATCAAAGAAATATAGTGAACCAATACTATTTTTATGACAAAACGATAACACAATTGTTGTGGGAAGAAATCAAAACGCAGCATGAGAAATCAATTTACAGAATGCACAAAAAGATTCTGTAAATATTGTTAGAAGAAATAGTGGTGGGGGAACTGTTTTTCATGATTTAGGTAACATGAACTTCAGTATTATTTATACTGATACAGAAAATAAAGCGGTTTCTTTATTTTCATCAATGTTAGAACCTGTTATAGAAACTTTGAATAAGTTAAAAGTACCTGCAAAATTTTCTGGTAGAAACGATATTGAGTTAAACGGAAAAAAAATTTCAGGTAACGCAATGTGAAAACACGAAGATAGATTTTTACAACACGGAACAATCTTGTTTAATGCAAATTTAGAAAAATTAACCAATTACCTAACAGTTGATAGAGCAAAAATTCTTTCAAAGAATATTAAATCTATTGCTGCAAGAGTAACAAACATTAATTCTGAAGTTGAAGAAAAAATTGATATTGAATCATTTATGAATCAGTTAATTGAAACATATAAAGGTTTAAATGAAATTAAAACTATAGAATTAACAAATGAAGAAATTCAAGAAATCAAAGAGCTTAGCGAAAGCAAGTTCAAAAATGATGATTGAAACTTTGCTAAAAATGCTGATTTTGATTATAGAAACAAAACAAGATTAGAAGGTAAAGGGTCTATTGAAGTTTTATTAAAAATTGAAAAGGGAATCATAATGGATGCCAAATTCTATGGTGACTTCTTAGGATTCCAAGGAACTGAAGAAATTGAAAAAAAACTAATCGGTTCAAAATATGAAACATTCGAATTAGAAAACATATTAAACGGTTCAAATCTAAAATCTGTGTTTGGAGAAAACTTCACAACACAAGATATCCTGGACTTATTAATACAATAG
- a CDS encoding Cof-type HAD-IIB family hydrolase: protein MQLQHLSKKRLILIDLDGTTLMSNGEEIHPTTRDALIKAKEEGHEVCIITGRPHRASIRFYNELGLKTLLTNFDGAHIHDPISKKFKRIVFPISEEIVTEIMNNETIKSSISNILVESYNKAMVREKDEFVENFFHLDDVVDDEYKVIDPYEHWRGAATNVVLFIDTEDNKDQVLRVLEKFKNTIKIQSGNVYGNLSKNSKLMVTLTNKIVNKGFVTDILAQYYNKDVRDVIAFGDQMNDYEMIQKVGYGIAMKNGNDELKNIAAGITNLTNNEGGVGEYLEKLLRGLEV from the coding sequence ATGCAGTTACAACATTTATCTAAAAAAAGGCTAATTTTAATAGATTTAGATGGAACCACTTTGATGTCAAATGGTGAGGAAATTCACCCAACAACTAGAGATGCTTTAATAAAGGCAAAAGAAGAAGGACATGAAGTTTGCATTATAACAGGACGTCCACATAGAGCAAGTATAAGATTCTATAATGAATTGGGTTTAAAAACACTTTTAACTAACTTTGATGGAGCACATATTCACGATCCTATTTCAAAGAAATTTAAAAGAATTGTTTTTCCTATAAGTGAGGAAATTGTTACAGAAATAATGAACAACGAAACAATAAAAAGCTCAATATCAAATATTTTAGTTGAATCTTACAACAAAGCAATGGTTAGAGAAAAAGATGAATTTGTAGAAAACTTTTTCCACCTTGATGATGTAGTAGATGATGAATATAAAGTTATTGATCCTTACGAACATTGACGAGGAGCCGCTACAAACGTAGTTTTATTTATTGATACAGAAGACAACAAAGACCAAGTATTAAGAGTATTGGAGAAATTCAAAAATACTATTAAAATTCAATCAGGAAACGTTTATGGTAATTTAAGTAAAAATTCAAAATTGATGGTAACATTAACAAACAAAATTGTTAACAAAGGATTTGTTACTGACATATTAGCTCAATACTATAACAAAGATGTAAGAGATGTTATAGCTTTTGGAGACCAAATGAATGATTATGAAATGATTCAAAAAGTTGGTTATGGAATAGCTATGAAAAACGGAAATGATGAATTAAAAAATATCGCTGCGGGTATAACTAACTTAACTAATAATGAAGGTGGAGTTGGAGAATACTTAGAAAAACTTTTAAGAGGATTAGAAGTTTAA
- the pdhA gene encoding pyruvate dehydrogenase (acetyl-transferring) E1 component subunit alpha, protein MKYIGKFDPLKDEIVRIMDKDGKILDEKLMPKMSDKEMIEAYSLMNLSRRQDDFQNKAQRQGRLLSFLSSTGQEAAEIGYTLPLIKGKDWFASGYRNNAAWLNVGMPMRNIMLYWMGNEYGGQSPEGVNSLPPNIIIGSQFSQATGIAFAEKYRGTGGVAVTTTGDGGMSEGETYEAMNFAQLHELPVVFICENNKWAISTPYKKSTKAVNIAVKGIATGMPSIKVDGNDLLACYAVAQEAVEHARSGKGPVFIEFDTYRLGAHSSSDNPDIYRPKDEFAEAQTKDPLIRMKKYLIEKGVWDDKKQEALDKEQDEFIRAEFDWAEANKSYDLEDVFNFQFAEKTPDLEKQYKEAKEFFAKYPEVAQGGHH, encoded by the coding sequence ATGAAATATATAGGAAAATTTGATCCATTAAAAGACGAAATTGTTCGTATTATGGATAAAGACGGAAAAATCTTAGATGAAAAATTAATGCCAAAAATGAGCGACAAAGAAATGATTGAAGCTTATTCATTAATGAATCTTTCAAGAAGACAAGATGATTTCCAAAACAAAGCCCAAAGACAAGGAAGATTATTATCATTCCTTTCATCAACTGGACAAGAAGCAGCTGAAATTGGTTATACTTTACCATTAATTAAAGGTAAAGACTGATTCGCTTCAGGTTATAGAAATAACGCAGCATGATTAAATGTTGGAATGCCAATGAGAAACATTATGCTTTACTGAATGGGTAATGAGTATGGAGGTCAATCACCAGAAGGTGTAAACTCACTTCCACCAAACATTATTATTGGTTCTCAATTTTCACAAGCAACAGGTATTGCTTTTGCTGAAAAATATAGAGGAACAGGTGGAGTTGCTGTAACAACTACAGGTGATGGAGGAATGAGTGAAGGTGAAACTTATGAAGCAATGAACTTCGCTCAATTACATGAATTGCCAGTTGTTTTCATTTGTGAAAACAACAAATGAGCTATTTCAACACCATACAAAAAATCTACAAAAGCAGTAAATATTGCAGTTAAAGGTATTGCAACAGGTATGCCATCAATTAAAGTTGATGGGAACGACTTATTAGCTTGTTATGCAGTTGCTCAAGAAGCAGTTGAACACGCTAGAAGTGGTAAAGGTCCTGTGTTTATTGAATTTGATACATATAGATTAGGGGCTCACTCTTCATCAGATAACCCAGATATCTATAGACCAAAAGATGAGTTTGCAGAAGCTCAAACAAAAGATCCTTTAATTAGAATGAAAAAATACTTAATTGAAAAAGGTGTTTGAGATGATAAAAAACAAGAAGCTTTAGACAAAGAACAAGACGAGTTCATTAGAGCAGAATTTGATTGAGCAGAAGCTAATAAATCATATGATTTAGAAGATGTTTTCAACTTCCAATTTGCTGAAAAAACTCCAGATCTTGAAAAACAATATAAAGAAGCAAAAGAATTCTTTGCTAAATATCCAGAAGTTGCACAAGGAGGACACCATTAA